The stretch of DNA TGACCATGGTGGCATCCGCGCGACGCGTCGCCGCGCATCATGGCACACCCGCCGGCCTGGCGCCCTCGACAGGTGTGCACGCCCCTCATTGGCCGTGCCCACCGTCGGTCCCATGGTCGTCGTCACCGGTCGACGCGGGATGCACGCGACGGAACGGCGTGCGCCGCGCCTGCTCGATCGGAACCGCGTCCGACCTGCACAGGCGGACCAGGGTCACGAGCAGCAGCCCTCCGACGGTGTTGCCGAGCATCGACCAGACCGTCACCGCCACGTAGTCGAGGTAGCCGAACGATGCACCGGCGTGCAAGGCGGCGAACATCTCCAGCGAGCTGACGATCACGTGGTTCAACGGGACGGCGGCGAGCACGAACGACGCGGCGATGGCCGCCACCACCCGTGGGCCCTGCGTGTCGCAGTTGCGCTCCATCCAGGTCATGACCGTGATGACGGCGCCGCCGAGGATCGCGAGTGCGAACGCCTGCCAGGACACGCCCATGTCCGGGTAGAGCTCGGCGATCCCGATCGCCGTCGGTGCAAGGTCGGGCATCGAGGTGATGAACAGCCCATGACCAGCCAGCCGCCGACCAGGTTCATGGCGCCCGTGCCGATCCACAGCCGGGCGAGCTCACGCACGCGGGCCTGGTGCGCGATGATCGCGGTGACCGGCACCAGGAAGTTCTCCGTGAACAGCTCGCCGCGGGCGAGCGTCAGCGCGATGAAGCCGATCGTGAACGCGAGCGCGGCGAGCAGGGTGCTGCCGGTCTCGTGCTCGACCACGATCAGGGCGATGACCCCGATCGACAGGTCGATGCCGCCGACGAGCCCGGTCGCCAGCAGCGTCGGCAGGCTGCGGCGCAGCCGCAGAGTGCCCTCCTCCACCGCGGCCTGGAACGTGCCCTCCAGCTCGGGGTCGTGCTCGGCGACCGGCCGGCCCTCTCCCGTGGCCCGTTCGATGTCGACCTCGGCGTCCGTGTGCGAGCGGAAGTCGTGCGACTGACCTTCACCCGCAGCGAACCGCGTGTCGGCCGCGGCCGCGGCCACCTCACCGAGCTCGGTCCGCGCGCCGGCCTCCTCGGTGTCATCGGTCATGCCGCTGCGGTCGCGGTGCGATCGCTCAGTTCACCATCCAGCTGTCGGGTCCGGCCAGCAGCGCTGCCAGGTCGCCGGCGCCACGGCGCGCGATCGCAGTGTCGACCTGGGCGCTGAGCTCGGTACCGTAGACGGGCCGCTCGACCTGGCGGAACAGCCCGATCGGCGTCGAGCCCACCGGCGTGTGGGACAGCCGCGACAGCATGAACGCCAGTCCCGGGTCGTCGCGGTGCGCGTCGTGGACCAGCAGCGCGTCCTCGCCAACGCGATCCACCTCGACGATCTCGAGCTCCCCGGTGCGCCGCAGCGCGACCCCGAGTTCGTCGTCAGCGCCGAAGCGGATCGGCCGGCCGTGCTCAAGCCGGATCTGCTGGGGACGGTTCTTCCGGACGGCGTCGAACGCTCCGTCGTTGAAGATGTTGCAGTTCTGGTAGATCTCGATGAACGCGGTGCCCTCGTGGCTCGCCGCACGTGTGAGCATGTCGGTGAGGTGCTGGCGCTCGTTGTCGATCGATCGCGCGACGAACGTCGCCTCAGCGCCGAGCGCCACGCTGACCGGGTTGAACGGGTGGTCCAGCGACCCCATCGGCGTGGACTTCGTGATCTTGCCGACCTCGCTGGTCGGCGAGTACTGGCCCTTCGTGAGCCCGTAGATCTGGTTGTTGAACAACAGGATCGTCAGGTTGGCGTTGCGGCGCATCGCGTGGATGAGGTGGTTGCCGCCGATCGACAAGGCGTCCCCGTCACCGGTGACCACGAAGACCTTCAGGTCCGGGCGCGTGGCGCTGATGCCGGTGGCGATTGCGGGCGCCCGCCCGTGGATCGAGTGGAAGCCGTAGGTCTCCATGTAGTACGGGAAACGCGCCGCACACCCGATGCCCGACACGAACACAATCTTCTCGCGCGGGATGCCCAGCGTCGGCATCACGCCCTGCACGTTGGCCAGGATCGCGTAGTCCCCGCACCCGGGGCACCAGCGCACCTCCTGGTCGCTGGAGAAGTCCTTCTTGGTCAGCGGCAACGGGGCGCTGGCTGCGTCGTTGCGGATGGCGGTGTCGGTCACGACAGACCCTTCAGCTGATGGGAGATGGCGTCGACGAGCTCGGCCGTCGTGAACGGCAGGCCACTGACACGGTGGTAGCCCTGCACGTCGACGAGGTACTCGGCACGCAGCAGGCGCTGGAGCTGGCCACTGTTCATCTCGGGCACGAGCACGCGATCGTAGCTGCCAAGCACCTTCCCGAGGTTCGTCGGGAACGGGTTGAGGTGGCGCAGGTGGGCCACGGCCACGGGCAGCCCGTCGGCGCGTGCGCGCCGCACCGCGGCGCGGATCGGTCCGTAGGTCGACCCCCAGCCGAGGACGAGCAGGCGGGCGCCGTCGACGTGGTCGACCTCGAGCGCCGGGATCGTCTCGGCGACGCGGGCGACCTTGGCGGCGCGCAGCTCGGTCATGCGGTGGTGGTTGTCGGGGTCGTAGCTAATGTTGCCGGTCCCGTCGGCCTTCTCCAGTCCGCCGATCCGGTGCTCAAGGCCCGGGGTACCGGGGATCGCCCACGGCCGCGCGAGGGTCTCGGCATCGCGCTGGAACGGCCAGAACTCACCGTCGTGGTTGGGACCGTCGGCGAACTGCACCGCAGGCGACAGGTCCGGCAGCTCGTCGACGGCCGGGACGCGCCACGGCTCGGCGCCATTGGCCAGGTATCCGTCGGACAGCACGAACACGGGTGTTCGGTAGGTCACCGCGATGCGGGCCGCCTCGATGGCCGCGTAGAAGCAGTCGCCCGGCGTCGACGCCGCGATGATCGGCACGGGCGCCTCGCCGTTGCGCCCGTACATCGCCTGCAGGAGATCGGACTGCTCGGTCTTGGTCGGCAGGCCCGTCGACGGCCCGCCGCGCTGGATGTTGAGGACGAGCAGTGGCAGCTCCACGCTGACCGCCAGGCCGATGGTCTCGGCCTTGAGGGCCACACCCGGCCCGGACGTGACCGTCGCGGCCAGACTGCCGGCGAACGCGGCACCCAGCGCCGCACCGACGCCGGCGATCTCGTCCTCGGCCTGGAAGGTGCGGATGCCGAAGTGCTTGAGCCGCGCGAGCTCGTGCAGCACGTCGCTGGCCGGGGTGATCGGGTAGCCACCGAGGAACAGGGGCAGGCCGCTCCGCTCGGCTGCGGCGACCAGGCCGTAGGCGATCGCGGTGTTGCCGGTGATCTGACGGTACCGCCCGGGCGGCAGCTCCGCGGGCGCCACTTCGTAGCTGTGCGCGAACAGCTCGGTCGTCTCACCGAAGGCGAAGCCGGCGTTGAACGCGGTGATGTTGGCCTCGGCGAGCTCCGGCTGGGCGCCGAACCTGGCACGTACCCACTCGATGGTCGGCTCGGTCGGTCGGCTGAACATCCACGACATCAGCCCGAGCGCGAACATGTTCTTGGCGCGCTCCTTCTCCTTCTTGTTCAGTCCGGTGTCGTCGAGCGCACCGACCGTCAACGTCGACAGGGGCACACCGACCACGTTGAACGCCGACAGCGACGCGTCGTCGAGGGGGTTGGTGTCGTACCGGGCCTTGCGCAGGTTGCCCGCCGAGAAGGCGTCGCTGTTGACGATGATCGTGGCGCCCGGCTCCAGGTCCTCGACGTTGGTTCTGAGGGCGGCGGGGTTCATCGCGACCAGCACGTCCGGAGCGTCGCCAGGGGTGAGGATGTCGTGGTCGGCGAAGTGGAGCTGGAACCCCGAGACGCCCGGCAGCGAGCCGGCCGGAGCGCGGATCTCGGCCGGGAAGTCGGGCAGCGTCGCGACGTCGTTGCCGAGCAGGGCGCTGACCGAGGTGAAGCGGTTGCCGGTCAGCTGCATGCCGTCACCGGAGTCGCCCGCGAAGCGGATGGTGACGGTGTCGCGCTGCTCGACCGTCTTGGTGGTCATGGAAAGCATCCTCGTTGGAGGTCACTGTGCGGAACGGTCACCATAGTAGTGAACCGCCACGGAAAGCCGTGCGTGCCCGCCGTGCCGGTGTGGGCCGCATCCGACGGAGAACGGACATCACGGGCATGGAGGTCTCCACCACGGTCGACGCCCGCGGCACGCGGTGTCCACGCCCGATCATCGAGCTGGCACAGGCGATCGACGACGGCATCGCGGATCTGGTCGTGCTGCTCGCCGACGATCCGAACGCACGGGTGGACGTACCGGTGTGGTGCCGGCTCAACCGCCACCAGCTGCTCGAAGCGGTCGACGACGGCGGCACCTGGCGCTTCACCGTCAGGATCCGATGACTGCGACGCCGACCGTCGCGCGTCGGACCCGACCGACGGGTCACTCCGGCCGCCGACGCGCGTCCGGCCATCGCGCCGGCGATGCCCGCGTGCTAGTGGAAGCTGTCCCCGCAGGCGCACGTGCTCTGCGCATTGGGGTTGTCGATGGAGAAGCCGGCCCCCTGGAGGCTGTCGACCCAGTCGATCGTGGTGTTGCGCAGGTACGGCGCCGACATCTTGTCGATGCGGACCGGCACGCCGTGCGCGTCGTCGATCCGGTCACCGTCGAGCTGCCGATCGTCGAAGAACAGCGCGTAGCGCATGCCCGAGCAGCCACCCGGCTGCACTGCGACCCGCAACGCGATGGTCTCCGGCGACTCCTCGCGGTCCATCAGCTCGCGGACCTTGGTCGCCGCACCCTCGGTGAGGGTGATGACCTGGTCCTGCACGCTGGTCGGTGTGGCGGTTGCGTCGCTCATCAGCTGGTACGACCTTTCGGTCCCACGGGGTCATGGCGGTGTCTGTGTCCGCTGACCTCCACTCTAGCGGGCACCCGGCGGAT from Euzebyales bacterium encodes:
- a CDS encoding formate/nitrite transporter family protein, whose product is MSWQAFALAILGGAVITVMTWMERNCDTQGPRVVAAIAASFVLAAVPLNHVIVSSLEMFAALHAGASFGYLDYVAVTVWSMLGNTVGGLLLVTLVRLCRSDAVPIEQARRTPFRRVHPASTGDDDHGTDGGHGQ
- a CDS encoding formate/nitrite transporter family protein — its product is MTDDTEEAGARTELGEVAAAAADTRFAAGEGQSHDFRSHTDAEVDIERATGEGRPVAEHDPELEGTFQAAVEEGTLRLRRSLPTLLATGLVGGIDLSIGVIALIVVEHETGSTLLAALAFTIGFIALTLARGELFTENFLVPVTAIIAHQARVRELARLWIGTGAMNLVGGWLVMGCSSPRCPTLHRRRSGSPSSTRTWACPGRRSHSRSSAAPSSRS
- a CDS encoding 2-oxoacid:ferredoxin oxidoreductase subunit beta, with protein sequence MTDTAIRNDAASAPLPLTKKDFSSDQEVRWCPGCGDYAILANVQGVMPTLGIPREKIVFVSGIGCAARFPYYMETYGFHSIHGRAPAIATGISATRPDLKVFVVTGDGDALSIGGNHLIHAMRRNANLTILLFNNQIYGLTKGQYSPTSEVGKITKSTPMGSLDHPFNPVSVALGAEATFVARSIDNERQHLTDMLTRAASHEGTAFIEIYQNCNIFNDGAFDAVRKNRPQQIRLEHGRPIRFGADDELGVALRRTGELEIVEVDRVGEDALLVHDAHRDDPGLAFMLSRLSHTPVGSTPIGLFRQVERPVYGTELSAQVDTAIARRGAGDLAALLAGPDSWMVN
- a CDS encoding 2-oxoacid:acceptor oxidoreductase subunit alpha, with product MTTKTVEQRDTVTIRFAGDSGDGMQLTGNRFTSVSALLGNDVATLPDFPAEIRAPAGSLPGVSGFQLHFADHDILTPGDAPDVLVAMNPAALRTNVEDLEPGATIIVNSDAFSAGNLRKARYDTNPLDDASLSAFNVVGVPLSTLTVGALDDTGLNKKEKERAKNMFALGLMSWMFSRPTEPTIEWVRARFGAQPELAEANITAFNAGFAFGETTELFAHSYEVAPAELPPGRYRQITGNTAIAYGLVAAAERSGLPLFLGGYPITPASDVLHELARLKHFGIRTFQAEDEIAGVGAALGAAFAGSLAATVTSGPGVALKAETIGLAVSVELPLLVLNIQRGGPSTGLPTKTEQSDLLQAMYGRNGEAPVPIIAASTPGDCFYAAIEAARIAVTYRTPVFVLSDGYLANGAEPWRVPAVDELPDLSPAVQFADGPNHDGEFWPFQRDAETLARPWAIPGTPGLEHRIGGLEKADGTGNISYDPDNHHRMTELRAAKVARVAETIPALEVDHVDGARLLVLGWGSTYGPIRAAVRRARADGLPVAVAHLRHLNPFPTNLGKVLGSYDRVLVPEMNSGQLQRLLRAEYLVDVQGYHRVSGLPFTTAELVDAISHQLKGLS
- a CDS encoding sulfurtransferase TusA family protein, which translates into the protein MEVSTTVDARGTRCPRPIIELAQAIDDGIADLVVLLADDPNARVDVPVWCRLNRHQLLEAVDDGGTWRFTVRIR
- a CDS encoding iron-sulfur cluster assembly accessory protein — translated: MSDATATPTSVQDQVITLTEGAATKVRELMDREESPETIALRVAVQPGGCSGMRYALFFDDRQLDGDRIDDAHGVPVRIDKMSAPYLRNTTIDWVDSLQGAGFSIDNPNAQSTCACGDSFH